The DNA sequence GCCCGCGGTGGCCGGCAGCATGGCGCCGCCGTAGAGCACGGTGAGGTGGTCGAGCCCGCGCACCCAGTCCAGGTGGCGCAGCAGCAGCTCGAAGATCCACGGCGTCGCCATCACCGCCGGGCGGCCGCCGATGTCGGGCAGGGTGCCGTAAAAGCCGTCGCGGTACCACGCGGGCACGCCGAGGCGGGCCGGGACGAGCACCGTGGCCAGCGCGCCGAACAGGTGGACCGGCGGCACGAACGAGACGACGGCGTCCGGCCGGCCGGGCGCCACCAGGTCGGCGAGCATCCCCGCCTCGGCCCACACCTTCGGCCCGTACCGCCGCCACCGCCGGCGCGGGCCGGTGGTGCCCGAGGTGTGGAAGTCGACGACGGCGGGCAGCGCGTCCGGCCCGATCGCCGGCTCGCGGTCCCACCGGACGTGCCAGGCGCGCCCGGTCACCTCCGGCGCCGCGAACCCGGGCGCGAGCAGCTCGTGCGGGGTCAGCTCCGCGTATCCCATCCCCCTAGCCCAGCGTCTCGGAGAGCTGGACCAGGTACTTGCCGTATTCGGAGCTCTTCATCGCCTCGCCGGAGCGCCGGCACCGCTCGGCGTCGATGTAGCCCATGCGCAGCGCGATCTCCTCCAGGCAGGCGACCCGCACGCTCTGGCGCTTTTCGATCACCTGAACGTATTGGCTGGCGGCGAGCAGGGAGTCGTGCGTCCCGGCGTCGAGCCAGGTGAACCCGCGGCCCAGGCGGCACAGCTGCGCCCGGCCCTCCTTGAGGTAGGCCTTGTTGACGTCGGTGATCTCCAGCTCGCCCCGCGCCGACGGCTCGATGCCGCGGGCGACCTCGACGACGTCGGAGTCGTAGAGGTAGAGCCCGGTGATCGCGTTGTCCGAACGCGGGCGCAGCGGTTTCTCTTCGATCGACACGAGGGCGCCGCGCTCGTCGGTTTCGCCGATGCCGTAGCGCTCGGGATCGGAGACCGGGTAACCGAACAGCGTGCAGCCGTCGAGGCGCTCGCGCGCGGCGCGCAGGATCCGGGAAAAGCCGGCACCGTGGAAGATGTTGTCGCCCAGGATCAACGCGCACGGATTCCCGTCGATGTGGTCCGCGCCGATCAGCAGCGCCTCGGCGATGCCGCGCGGCTGGTCCTGCTCGGCGTAGCTGATGTCGAGCCCCAGGTCGGAGCCGTCGCCGAGCAGCGCGCGCAGGGCCGGGATGCTCTCGGGGGTCGAGATGACCAGGATCTCCCGGATGCCGGCGAGCATCAGCACCGAAAGCGGGTAATAGACCATCGGCTTGTCGTAGACCGCGAGCAGCTGCTTGGACGTCGCCTTCGTCAGGGGGTACAACCGCGAACCGGTTCCGCCGGCGAGAACGATTCCTTTCATGGGCTTGTCCATTTTCTGGTCCATTTCGTCGATATACGTCGACCGCGAGGCGAGAATGAGAATGCCGCGATGTGGATATCGGGAACACTAGGCAAGGCGACGCGGAGGCGTCAATGGTGCGGACGCGGCGGTGACGCGCCTTTCCGCAATGGCCGGAGGGGGACGATTTCCGGTCGTGCTCCCCCGGGACCCGGGATTGCGCACCCCCCGGGTGCGGCGTCCCGCCGGCGGGACGCCGCGCCCGCGAGCGGCACCCGGGCGGGCCGGTGCCGGACCGGTGCCGAGTCCGACGTGGACACAGCCCCCTCAACTTGTCAAACCCTTACGACGGTGCCAGAATCCTCCTGGTCACCGAGGTGGTCCGCTTCTGCGCGGCGTCGTCGCGCACCCGGATCGCTTCGGCCGGAAGCGGGCACCGACGAGGCCCGCAGCACTGGGGCACCTGGGGGCGCTTTGGACACGACCGTTTCGGCACGAGGCTCGTGCACGACCGGCGGCGGACGCGGACGTCCGCGCCGGCCCGAGGAGCCCTCGGACGAACGCGAATGATCTTCATTTAGTCCACGGCGTGGACTAATCGGCGGCACCACCGCCGACCGGCGGGCCAGGGGTGTGCCCGGGGTCACTTTTCCCTCCACCACACCGTTGTGGTGCTATCCCGGAATAGGACGGCGAGCGCGCGAGCGGGCCGTTCCGATCCCGGCCGCCGCGGGCCCGCTCACCGGCTCGGACCGCATTCCGGAACGGCGTGTCGAACCGTCTCAGGAAATCCCGCGAACCGCACCTCGCAGGATGCTCGCGTGTAGGGTGCTGACACCAAGTAATTCACCCGATCGGGGAAGGAGGAGAAGGCCAATGGGGAGGAGTACAGGGCGGCCCGGCGAACACGTTTGGCGGGCCGAGGTCGTCTATGTCGATGACGCCTAGGAGACGAATGGTGATGATGACGAGCAAAGAGGGCAGCATTCCGCGGCACGCCGAACCGGCCGCCCCGCGGAACACCGACCGGTCACCGGTCGCTTCGCCCCCAGGCCGCCTGACCGGCCGGCCGTTCACCGACGGAATGCTGACCAGGCGGACCAGCCTCAACCTGCCACCCCAGATCCCGCTCGACGAGTGGAGCAGGATCGGCCACGAGATCTTCGTGATCTCGGAGTCCTCGACGTGGTGGCTGGGTGACTGGTTGATCTACGGACAGGCGCAGTACCCGGACCGCTACATGCACGCGATCGCGAAGACGTCGCTGGACTATCAGACGCTCCGCAACTACGCGTGGGTGGCACGGCGGTACTCGGTGACCCGCCGCCGGCCGGCGCTCAGCTTCCAGCACCACGCGGAGCTGGCCAGCCTGCCGGAAGAACAGCAGGAGAACTGGCTCGATCGGGCGGAGAAGTTCGGCTGGTCCCGCAACGAGCTGCGCAACCGGGTCCGGGCCAGCCGCAAGGCGGCACGGGCGGTGGACGACGAGGAAGGCAGCGACGTCCTCAGTATCGAGATGAACGTGCCGGCGGACCGGAAGCAGCGATGGCTCGAGGCCGCCAGCACGACGAAGCAGGACCTGCTCTCGTGGATCGTGTCCATTTTGGACAACGCGGCGGACACCGTGATCGGGCTGCCGGGCGACGAGCACGCGATATCGGGGCAGCACGCGATATCGGGGCAGAAGGAAGGCTGACCGCCTCCCGACGCACCACCGGGGAAACCGAGTTCGACCGAAGTTCACTGGGGACTGGGGAAAGACTTTAACTCGGGTTCACCACCACCAGCGGCAGGCATTCCGTGCGGGAATGCCTGCCGCTGTCCGTTACTCCCGAACAAAAACCACGGAAGCGAGGACAGTCATGTCCGGCAGCAGGTTGTTCACCTCGGAGTCGGTGACCGAAGGGCACCCCGACAAGATTTGCGACGCCATCAGCGACTCGATCCTCGACGGTCTGCTGTCGAAGGACCCCCGCAGCCGCGTCGCGGTCGAGACCCTGATCACCACCGGCCAGGTCCACGTCGCCGGTGAGGTGACCACCGAGGCCTACGCCGACATCCCGACGATCGTGCGGGACGTGATCCTGCGGATCGGGTACGACTCGTCGGCGAAGGGGTTCGACGGCAACTCGTGCGGCGTCAACGTCGCGATCGGGTCGCAGTCGGCCGACATCGCCCAGGGCGTCGACACCGCGTACGAGTCCCGCGTCGAGTCGGACGAGGACGAGATCAACCGTCAGGGTGCGGGTGACCAGGGCCTGATGTTCGGTTACGCGTGCTCCGACACCCCGGAGCTGATGCCGCTGCCGATCGCGCTGGCGCACCGGCTGTCGAAGCGGCTGACCGCGGTCCGCAAGGACGGTGTGCTGCCGTACCTGCGCCCGGACGGCAAGACCCAGGTGACCATCGAGTACGCCGGTGACCAGCCGGTGCGCCTCGACACGGTCGTGGTCTCGTCGCAGCACGCGGACGGGATCGACCTGGACCGCATGCTGGGCGTCGACGTCAAGGACCACGTCGTCGAGCCGGAGCTGGCGGACCTCGGCATCGACACGTCCGGTGCGCGGCTGCTGGTCAACCCCACGGGCCGGTTCGTGATCGGCGGTCCGATGGGTGACGCCGGCCTGACCGGCCGCAAGATCATCGTCGACACCTACGGCGGCATGGCCCGTCACGGTGGTGGCGCGTTCTCGGGCAAGGACCCGTCGAAGGTCGACCGTTCCGCGGCGTATGCGATGCGGTGGGTGGCGAAGAACGTCGTCGCGGCCGGGTTGGCGACGCGGACCGAGGTGCAGGTCGCGTACGCGATCGGCAAGGCGGCGCCGGTGGGTCTGTTCGTGGAGACGTTCGGGACGGAGACGGTGGATCCGTCGAAGATCCAGCAGGCCATCACCGAGGTCTTCGACCTCCGGCCGGCGGCGATCATCCGCGACCTGGACCTGCTGCGCCCGATCTACGCCCCGACCGCCGCGTACGGCCACTTCGGCCGTCCGGAACTGGACCTGCCGTGGGAAAGCACCGCCCGCGCGGCCGACCTGAAAGCCGCCACCGGCGCCTGACCTGTCGTGAGGGGCACCTTCAGGGCTTAGATGTCCCTGAAGGTGCCCCTCACGGCGTTCGGCTTTTCCGGTCGCGGGCGAGGATGGCCCAGATTTCCTTGTCGTAGCGGGCACCTTCGTACGGCCAGTACTCGCGCAGGACGCCTTCGCGGACCATGCCGAGGCGCTCGGCGACCGCCGAGCTGCGGATGTTGTCCGCGCGGCAGCGCCACTCCGCGCGGTGCAGGCCCCGGGTGGTGAACGCCCAGTCGAGCAGCGCCTCGCAGGCCCGCGTGACCAGGCCGTGGCCCTCGGCGCCGGGTTCGAGCCAGCAGCCGATCTCGCACGAGCCGACACCCGCGTCGAACTCCACGAACATGACGCCGCCGACCAGCTCGCCGTCGAGCCGGATGCCGAAGAGCCGGCCGCCGTCGGCGGCCTGACGCTCGGCGTACCGGCGCAGGGTCGCCCGCGCGCCCTCGACGTCATCGGTGACGAACGCCGGCCCGACCCACGGCCGGATGTGCTCGCGCGCCCGCTCGAGGTGCCCGGCGAACTCCTCGGCCTGCCACGGCTCCAGCGGCTCGAGCCGGGCGGTTTCCGTCAACGATCGAAAGAACACAGCTGCCCCCATTCACACAACGACTGTTACGATAACACGCGTGCCGCGTCCCAGGGGAGACCACGAAGCCCGCCGCCGCGACGTCTCCGAGGCGGTCTGGCGGGTCCTGACCGCGCACGGCTTCGGCGGCCTGACGATGCGCGCCGTCGCGACCGAGCTCGGCGCCACCACCGGCCTGCTCACGCACTACTTCAGCGGCAAACGGGAACTGCTCGCGCACGCGCTCGACCTGCTGGACGAGCGCACCGCCACCCGCGCCCGCCGGACCGCCGGCCCGGGCCTCGCCGCGGTGCGCGCGCTGCTCCTGGACGTCCTGCCGCTCACCGGCGAAGCGGTCACGGGCAACCGGATCTGGGTGTCCTCATGGGACACCGCGCTCGCCGACCCGGCGTTGAGCGCCGCGTACGCGCGGAAGTACGGCAAGAGCCGCGACCGGCTGCGCGACCTCGTCACCGACGCACAACAGCTCGGCGAGCTGCGCCCGGGCGATCCCGAGCGCGTCGCCGCGGGCGCGTTGTCGTTCACGCTCGGCCTGGTCGTCCAGGCGCTGTTCGACCCGCGCGCGTTCCCGCCGGACCGGCAGGTCGAGCTGCTCGACGACCACCTCGCCGCCCTGGTCGACCCGCATTTCCCGGCGGACGGGTGATCTCGTGTTAGCCTGTCGCCGTGCAGCGCCTGATGACGTCCTCGCGACTCGTAACCCGGCGCGCCGGCTGAACCAGGTCGCCGGCGCGCAGCGCTGACGACCCTGTTTCGCCCCGGGGCCTGGCCCGGATCCCCCGAGAACCGCACTTTCTGGAGATCCGTCATGGCCCCCACGTCTTTCGCCCCGAACTCACTGCTGGTCCGCCGCCGCATCGCCACGTACTTCACCGGCGGCGCCGCTGGAATCCCCGACCTGGTCGGCACCCTCACCCAGCAGGGCCGCATGATCCACGAACTG is a window from the Amycolatopsis sp. NBC_00355 genome containing:
- the rfbA gene encoding glucose-1-phosphate thymidylyltransferase RfbA; the encoded protein is MKGIVLAGGTGSRLYPLTKATSKQLLAVYDKPMVYYPLSVLMLAGIREILVISTPESIPALRALLGDGSDLGLDISYAEQDQPRGIAEALLIGADHIDGNPCALILGDNIFHGAGFSRILRAARERLDGCTLFGYPVSDPERYGIGETDERGALVSIEEKPLRPRSDNAITGLYLYDSDVVEVARGIEPSARGELEITDVNKAYLKEGRAQLCRLGRGFTWLDAGTHDSLLAASQYVQVIEKRQSVRVACLEEIALRMGYIDAERCRRSGEAMKSSEYGKYLVQLSETLG
- a CDS encoding LmbU family transcriptional regulator, whose translation is MMTSKEGSIPRHAEPAAPRNTDRSPVASPPGRLTGRPFTDGMLTRRTSLNLPPQIPLDEWSRIGHEIFVISESSTWWLGDWLIYGQAQYPDRYMHAIAKTSLDYQTLRNYAWVARRYSVTRRRPALSFQHHAELASLPEEQQENWLDRAEKFGWSRNELRNRVRASRKAARAVDDEEGSDVLSIEMNVPADRKQRWLEAASTTKQDLLSWIVSILDNAADTVIGLPGDEHAISGQHAISGQKEG
- the metK gene encoding methionine adenosyltransferase, whose product is MSGSRLFTSESVTEGHPDKICDAISDSILDGLLSKDPRSRVAVETLITTGQVHVAGEVTTEAYADIPTIVRDVILRIGYDSSAKGFDGNSCGVNVAIGSQSADIAQGVDTAYESRVESDEDEINRQGAGDQGLMFGYACSDTPELMPLPIALAHRLSKRLTAVRKDGVLPYLRPDGKTQVTIEYAGDQPVRLDTVVVSSQHADGIDLDRMLGVDVKDHVVEPELADLGIDTSGARLLVNPTGRFVIGGPMGDAGLTGRKIIVDTYGGMARHGGGAFSGKDPSKVDRSAAYAMRWVAKNVVAAGLATRTEVQVAYAIGKAAPVGLFVETFGTETVDPSKIQQAITEVFDLRPAAIIRDLDLLRPIYAPTAAYGHFGRPELDLPWESTARAADLKAATGA
- a CDS encoding GNAT family N-acetyltransferase; the encoded protein is MTETARLEPLEPWQAEEFAGHLERAREHIRPWVGPAFVTDDVEGARATLRRYAERQAADGGRLFGIRLDGELVGGVMFVEFDAGVGSCEIGCWLEPGAEGHGLVTRACEALLDWAFTTRGLHRAEWRCRADNIRSSAVAERLGMVREGVLREYWPYEGARYDKEIWAILARDRKSRTP
- a CDS encoding TetR/AcrR family transcriptional regulator, whose translation is MPRPRGDHEARRRDVSEAVWRVLTAHGFGGLTMRAVATELGATTGLLTHYFSGKRELLAHALDLLDERTATRARRTAGPGLAAVRALLLDVLPLTGEAVTGNRIWVSSWDTALADPALSAAYARKYGKSRDRLRDLVTDAQQLGELRPGDPERVAAGALSFTLGLVVQALFDPRAFPPDRQVELLDDHLAALVDPHFPADG